ATTGACAAAGCCTACCAGGTTGCTATCTACGTAGGCATGGGGATTTTTCAAGGAATAGCGCACACCCGCCTGGGCTGCCAGGTGAACCACCCGATCGAACTTTTGCTCTAAAAACAGGTTGGCCGTCGCCGCCCGGTCTGCCAGATCCAGGGGATAGAATTGGAAACCTGATTCTGCCTGTAGTTGGGTCAGACGCCCTTGTTTCAGGTTGACATCATAGTAGGGATTCAAATTATCGAGGCCAACAACCTGATCGCCCCGTCGCAGCAGTTTCTGGGCAAGATGGAAGCCGATGAATCCGGCTGCTCCAGTGACTAATACCTTCGCCATATATCCTCAATTCTTGATGGTTGATCTCGAGATCCTTGAAGTTGTCCTCAATTTCCTATACGCTCTGTACGGTTTTATAGCCCTGTAATTCTATATACATTCATGGATAATTTATCTGGTTTTTGACGACGTATTTTTGGTTGTGCATCAAATAATTGTTGGATAAGTTGCGAAGTCTTGCCAAGTCCAAGGCTCTGCTGCCAAGTTTGCTCGTTGAGCCGCAGTTGTTTTGAATCGGCTATGCCGCCAAATCCAATTGAAATAACTGACAACCAATCGTGTAGTCACCTTCGTTTGCTCCCACACCTTGCCAAACTTGTTTTGCCGTCGATGCCACCGTCCTGTTTGTTGCCGGATAATACCATTGGTTCTCTCTAATCGTTGGGTTTTATCCTTACCAATGTGATGATGAATTTCTGGTGGAAGGACTCGTTCATACCCTCCCCAATCATCGCTATTCCACTGTTTGCACTCCGTTTTTCCTTCCGTTGTGACCATCAGTTCTTCAATCAACTCATCCGTATGCTTTCCCACACGGGCCGCCAAGATCAGCCCACTGCTATTGGCTAAACTCAACCCCACCCAACAGTCTCCCAGGTCTAATTCTAGGGGCAGACATTGCTTCTGTTTTTTTGCACAAAGGACCACATCTCAKCAGCACTCACCTCCTCGGTTTCAACTTGAGCCACCTCCTGATTGTGGATGAGTTGAGCTTTGCTACTCGCTCGTCGAATAATACTCACTACCGTGTTATAAGCTAACCCGCTAATCCGACTAATCCCTCGTAAACTGGTGCCCTCACTGTGAGCTTGCAGGACTTGTTGAATTTGCTCTGGACTGACGTGACGGTAGTAGTAGAGGGTGTCAAAACTCTCTGAGAAGGTTTGTTGGCACCCCAGGCAAAAGTAGCGTTGATGCCCATTCGGCATCTTGCCATGCTTGTGAGTCTTAGAATGACCGCAGAGCTTACATTCCATAGCTTGAGTAGGTGAATCGTTGATTCCTTACTCTACCAGACCCACATCAGTTTGACGCACTACCATCAGCCGTCTGACTTGCGCTAAAGCATCTTCACCTGAAATTGGCTGAACAGAACCATTTCGCACTTCATCTCGGCGTCGCTTGGCTTCAGTTACCCAAACTGCCTGAATTGCTGAGTCAGTGTCGAACTCCAAGCTTTCCACCAACTTGTCCGCAAGAAGCGCTCTTGATGCACTCGGCAAGGATAGTATTTCCTCCGTCAGTTGCTCAATTGATCGCATAATTCCTCGCAGAAGGCTGAATTCCAAATACAATTGTAGCAAAATCTGGTGTTAACAGAACTTGATGAAGTAGTCGCGAGCATCGGGTTTTTTGCTAGGTGAGTGGACACACTATCCTAAACATCATTATCTTTTGATATACATTGTACAGTTACGAATTCAGAGTTTCTAAGTCAAATAAACATCTCCCGAAAAAGCATGAATCCTGAGCAAAGATTAGACTACCTTTATAAAGAGTATGTTCGGCTAAGCCAACAAGCAGAAGAATATATCAGAAGTGCCTTTGAGGACTTTAAGTTAATGGGGGTAATTGGCGCTACCATAGCACTTTGGAAACCCATCGTAGATGTTATCGTGCTTGCAAATCCCAAAATTGACTACAGTGGACTCTTATTTCTCGGCTTTCTCAGTCTCCTGCTAATTATTGCAATCATAGGATTCTGGAATTTAATCAAACAATCATTCATTATTTTCTTCACAGACAATCTTCAGGGTTATGAAGAAGCAATTAGGAAAGAGCTTAATGAGCTGGAAGATTCAAAGGTTTTCAGCTTGAACCTTGAAAAGGAAAAGAAACTTCTTTTCAGTTACAGAACTACTTTTGCAGCCTTCCTTTCGGTCTTTGCGATTGCAACTATTTCTATACCATTTTTAATTCTATTTTCCTTCAAAATTACTTATGCACTTATCTATTTGCTGCTATCACTAATGATCTTCGCAGTTTATTTTCGAGTGCTTAAGAAATCAACTAAGCAGTATCTCAATAGGTGATACATAGCGGCTTAATCCTTGATGCTGATAGTCAGCTTCCGTTTAATGCCAGGTCTGAAAATCTAAGCAGCCTAACGGTGCCCATCACCCGCTGCTGATCACTTCTCGATCTCTACAGATAACCTTGATACGGTCGGGTGCACGGGCGTTGTTATGCTGCCGCAATTAGCGTCTATCTCACGCTGCAACTCTGCAATCGTATCTAAAACCGTAATGAAGCGCCGCCCGAAACTAGTGAGTTTATATTCAACTCGTGGTGGAACTTCTGGGTAAGAAAATTTGTCTAGAATTCCGAAACTGACCATTTTGCTCAGGCAATCGTTTTGTACTTTTGTTGTGAGTCCATCAATAGAGCGTGTAATTACTCCGGGACGATCGACCCCCTGACAAATCAAGCTCAAAATTTGCATTGACCACTTGCAGCCAACGATGTACTCCACCATTGCGGCGGCTGAAGTGTTTTTTCTGACTTGTTTCCCATTCATCTGATACAACCTAAACTTTTCCTAGATTCCGCTTCAATTTCTACCTGAAAGTGCCTACCTTACTGGAAGGTGCATACTTCCTGAATCCGTTGAAGTTTGATTAATATGCTTGCTGGAAGCACATTGCTCTCAAACATTATAGGAAACAAACGATGTACCAAGAATTTCAGCAGCGGCAAGCATTGATCATTGGTGGGAGTAGTGGCATCGGACAGACGGTTGCAGAAACCCTCTTAAATTATGGAGCATCTGTAACAGTCGTCGCACGCAATTCTGAGAAGCTTCAGGCAGTCTTGTCCCACCTAGAGCAGTTCGGCAAAGTTCAGGGGTGGCAGGCAGATATCAGCAATCGCCAAGAGACATCTCGATTTGTAGAGCGTATTGCGAATGAGCTACCGAGTGTGCATTACCTGGTAAATTCTGCTGGCGTTTTTCTGCCAAAGACTTTTCTTGACCATTCTGAAGCGGACTACGATCTCTACCTCAACATCAATCATGGAACCTTTTTTGCAACCCAACAAGTTGTCCGTAACATGGCTCAGCGTGGGCAGGGTGGTGCAATTGTCAATATTGGCTCAATGTGGGCACATCAGGCTGTTCTAGCGACACCCTCTTCTGCTTACTCAATGGCAAAAGCAGGTTTACACTCTCTCACGCAACATTTGGCGTTGGAACTAAGTAGTCAGGAGGAATTAAATATAAAACGTTCCAGGGAGTAATTGCCCCTACTACTACGAGCTTGCATTCCCTCGATGATCGCATCGGCTAAATCAACTTCATGCTCAAACATCCGCCCAGCAATTTCATGGGTTTTGAGTTGATGCCACTGCTCCTCGATCCGATTCATCTCAGAACAGTAGGGTGGCAACCAGAAGAGGAACAATCCTTGGGCTTGCCACTTGAGCCATTGTTGCTGAGCCAGACGACTGGTATGGGCAGAGCCATTATCTTGAACAACTACCGTTAATCGCCCCGTTTGAGCCAGGGTAACAGATGCCTTCTCGGCAATCCAGTCCATGAC
The DNA window shown above is from Leptolyngbya sp. 'hensonii' and carries:
- a CDS encoding SDR family oxidoreductase — translated: MYQEFQQRQALIIGGSSGIGQTVAETLLNYGASVTVVARNSEKLQAVLSHLEQFGKVQGWQADISNRQETSRFVERIANELPSVHYLVNSAGVFLPKTFLDHSEADYDLYLNINHGTFFATQQVVRNMAQRGQGGAIVNIGSMWAHQAVLATPSSAYSMAKAGLHSLTQHLALELSSQEELNIKRSRE
- a CDS encoding helix-turn-helix domain-containing protein, encoding MNGKQVRKNTSAAAMVEYIVGCKWSMQILSLICQGVDRPGVITRSIDGLTTKVQNDCLSKMVSFGILDKFSYPEVPPRVEYKLTSFGRRFITVLDTIAELQREIDANCGSITTPVHPTVSRLSVEIEK
- a CDS encoding IS1 family transposase (programmed frameshift); this translates as MECKLCGHSKTHKHGKMPNGHQRYFCLGCQQTFSESFDTLYYYRHVSPEQIQQVLQAHSEGTSLRGISRISGLAYNTVVSIIRRASSKAQLIHNQEVAQVETEEVSAXEMWSFVKKQKQCLPLELDLGDCWVGLSLANSSGLILAARVGKHTDELIEELMVTTEGKTECKQWNSDDWGGYERVLPPEIHHHIGKDKTQRLERTNGIIRQQTGRWHRRQNKFGKVWEQTKVTTRLVVSYFNWIWRHSRFKTTAAQRANLAAEPWTWQDFATYPTII
- a CDS encoding transposase produces the protein VMDWIAEKASVTLAQTGRLTVVVQDNGSAHTSRLAQQQWLKWQAQGLFLFWLPPYCSEMNRIEEQWHQLKTHEIAGRMFEHEVDLADAIIEGMQARSSRGNYSLERFIFNSS
- a CDS encoding addiction module protein yields the protein MRSIEQLTEEILSLPSASRALLADKLVESLEFDTDSAIQAVWVTEAKRRRDEVRNGSVQPISGEDALAQVRRLMVVRQTDVGLVE